A single window of Pristis pectinata isolate sPriPec2 chromosome 8, sPriPec2.1.pri, whole genome shotgun sequence DNA harbors:
- the LOC127573552 gene encoding sodium- and chloride-dependent neutral and basic amino acid transporter B(0+)-like isoform X1, producing MDKRELALSIHDYQAHTPEVTADTNGHVGESDENVERGNWSSKTDYLLSVIGCAVGLGNVWRFPYLAYRNGGGAFLIPYTLMLAFAGMPVFFLESAFGQFASCGCITAWKAVPILQGVGITMIIVVTFSNISYNCIIGYSLFYLFASFQSPLPWADCFSWWGADETCSRTPRDPLCNLTLDDGYSEIVNTTWLHTNNKSCSNGSEVDVPHQGPSEQYWDKVVLRRSSSMGETGDIVWHLALCLLLAWLIIGAALSKGIKSSGKDNRTIPLHAQVVYFTATFPYVVLTVLVIRGLTLEGAHKGIEFYIGSQSDFSKLADAEVWKDAATQIFYSLAVGWGCLITLSSYNKFHNNCYRDTIAVCIVNCATSVFSGFAIFSVLGHMAHLQDKSVSEVAESGFGLAFIVYPEALAQLPWAPLWSILFFFMLLTLGLDTQFAALEIIITTLVDQFPKLLQSKHLYLMSGVSFVFYFLGLLFVTEAGIYWINLIDYFCTGWILITVALLELISLSWIYGVNRFIKDIEMMIGERNWLFWLWWRVCWCLISPCLLLAILTWSLATFSPPTFGPVEYPVWATGLGWCMIILCIMWIPIVAIVRVVQAEGSTLFQKISAACSSAPDWGPCLEQHRGERYRNKPDSTEVPTIEVYLLPTETGTYKDI from the exons ATGGACAAGAGGGAATTGGCATTATCTATACATGACTATCAAGCACACACTCCAGAGGTCACG GCTGACACCAACGGACATGTGGGTgaaagtgatgagaatgtggagcgAGGCAACTGGTCCTCGAAGACTGACTACCTGCTCTCAGTGATCGGCTGCGCTGTGGGTCTGGGCAATGTCTGGAGATTCCCTTACCTGGCGTACAGGAATGGAGGAG GTGCTTTTCTTATTCCCTACACACTCATGCTGGCGTTTGCTGGGATGCCAGTGTTTTTCTTGGAATCAGCCTTTGGGCAGTTTGCCAGCTGTGGCTGTATCACTGCATGGAAAGCCGTACCGATACTACAAG GTGTGGGGATCACCATGATAATTGTGGttacattttccaacatttcctacAACTGCATCATCGGCTACAGCCTGTTCTACCTGTTTGCCTCCTTCCAGTCCCCCCTGCCGTGGGCAGACTGCTTCAGCTGGTGGGGTGCAGATGAAACCTGCAGCAGGACACCCAGAG ATCCACTCTGCAACCTCACCCTCGACGATGGGTATTCAGAAATTGTGAATACAACCTGGCTGCACACAAACAATAAAAGTTGCTCCAATGGATCAGAAGTCGACGTTCCTCACCAGGGCCCAAGTGAGCAATACTGGGA TAAAGTGGTTTTACGCCGGTCAAGTTCCATGGGTGAGACAGGGGACATAGTTTGGCATTTAGCCCTCTGTCTGCTTCTGGCCTGGCTGATCATTGGGGCTGCTCTTTCCAAAGGAATCAAATCTTCAGGAAAG GACAATCGAACAATCCCTCTCCATGCTCAGGTGGTTTATTTCACCGCAACATTCCCGTATGTGGTTCTGACTGTACTCGTAATCCGAGGACTGACTCTGGAGGGAGCCCATAAAGGGATTGAATTCTACATTGGAAGCCAATCAGACTTCTCAAAGCTGGCTGATGCTGAG GTCTGGAAAGATGCTGCAACACAAATATTCTATTCACTTGCAGTGGGCTGGGGGTGTTTAATAACTCTCTCATCctacaacaaattccacaacaaCTGTTATAGAGACACCATCGCTGTCTGTATTGTGAATTGTGCTACGAGTGTGTTTTCTGGCTTTGCCATCTTCTCCGTCCTTGGACACATGGCTCACCTACAGGACAAATCTGTTTCAGAGGTTGCTGAGTCAG GTTTTGGTTTGGCTTTCATTGTGTATCCAGAGGCTCTTGCACAGCTGCCATGGGCACCTCTATGgtccattttgtttttcttcatgttGCTCACCCTGGGACTCGACACTCAGTTTGCAGCTTTAG AAATAATTATAACAACCCTAGTGGACCAGTTCCCTAAGCTTCTGCAATCAAAGCATCTTTATCTGATGAGTGGAGTTTCCTTCGTGTTTTACTTCCTTGGCCTTCTGTTTGTAACAGAG gCTGGAATTTACTGGATAAATTTAATTGATTATTTCTGTACTGGGTGGATTCTCATTACAGTTGCCCTGCTGGAGCTCATCAGTCTAAGCTGGATTTATG GGGTAAACAGATTCATCAAGGACATTGAGATGATgattggggaaaggaattggctCTTCTGGCTGTGGTGGAGAGTGTGCTGGTGTTTAATCTCGCCATGCTTGCTGCTG GCAATATTAACCTGGTCTTTAGCAACATTTTCCCCACCAACATTCGGACCTGTTGAGTACCCTGTCTGGGCAACAGGACTCGGCTGGTGCATGATCATCCTCTGCATTATGTGGATCCCCATCGTCGCTATTGTGAGAGTTGTCCAAGCTGAGGGCTCCACATTGTTTCAG aaaaTTTCTGCCGCTTGTTCCTCAGCTCCTGATTGGGGTCCGTGCTTGGAACAGCACAGAGGGGAAAGATACAGAAACAAGCCTGATTCTACAGAAGTTCCTACTATAGAAGTGTACCTTCTTCCAACTGAGACAGGAACATATAAGGACATTTAA
- the LOC127573552 gene encoding sodium- and chloride-dependent neutral and basic amino acid transporter B(0+)-like isoform X2, with protein sequence MDKRELALSIHDYQAHTPEVTADTNGHVGESDENVERGNWSSKTDYLLSVIGCAVGLGNVWRFPYLAYRNGGGAFLIPYTLMLAFAGMPVFFLESAFGQFASCGCITAWKAVPILQGVGITMIIVVTFSNISYNCIIGYSLFYLFASFQSPLPWADCFSWWGADETCSRTPRDPLCNLTLDDGYSEIVNTTWLHTNNKSCSNGSEVDVPHQGPSEQYWDKVVLRRSSSMGETGDIVWHLALCLLLAWLIIGAALSKGIKSSGKVVYFTATFPYVVLTVLVIRGLTLEGAHKGIEFYIGSQSDFSKLADAEVWKDAATQIFYSLAVGWGCLITLSSYNKFHNNCYRDTIAVCIVNCATSVFSGFAIFSVLGHMAHLQDKSVSEVAESGFGLAFIVYPEALAQLPWAPLWSILFFFMLLTLGLDTQFAALEIIITTLVDQFPKLLQSKHLYLMSGVSFVFYFLGLLFVTEAGIYWINLIDYFCTGWILITVALLELISLSWIYGVNRFIKDIEMMIGERNWLFWLWWRVCWCLISPCLLLAILTWSLATFSPPTFGPVEYPVWATGLGWCMIILCIMWIPIVAIVRVVQAEGSTLFQKISAACSSAPDWGPCLEQHRGERYRNKPDSTEVPTIEVYLLPTETGTYKDI encoded by the exons ATGGACAAGAGGGAATTGGCATTATCTATACATGACTATCAAGCACACACTCCAGAGGTCACG GCTGACACCAACGGACATGTGGGTgaaagtgatgagaatgtggagcgAGGCAACTGGTCCTCGAAGACTGACTACCTGCTCTCAGTGATCGGCTGCGCTGTGGGTCTGGGCAATGTCTGGAGATTCCCTTACCTGGCGTACAGGAATGGAGGAG GTGCTTTTCTTATTCCCTACACACTCATGCTGGCGTTTGCTGGGATGCCAGTGTTTTTCTTGGAATCAGCCTTTGGGCAGTTTGCCAGCTGTGGCTGTATCACTGCATGGAAAGCCGTACCGATACTACAAG GTGTGGGGATCACCATGATAATTGTGGttacattttccaacatttcctacAACTGCATCATCGGCTACAGCCTGTTCTACCTGTTTGCCTCCTTCCAGTCCCCCCTGCCGTGGGCAGACTGCTTCAGCTGGTGGGGTGCAGATGAAACCTGCAGCAGGACACCCAGAG ATCCACTCTGCAACCTCACCCTCGACGATGGGTATTCAGAAATTGTGAATACAACCTGGCTGCACACAAACAATAAAAGTTGCTCCAATGGATCAGAAGTCGACGTTCCTCACCAGGGCCCAAGTGAGCAATACTGGGA TAAAGTGGTTTTACGCCGGTCAAGTTCCATGGGTGAGACAGGGGACATAGTTTGGCATTTAGCCCTCTGTCTGCTTCTGGCCTGGCTGATCATTGGGGCTGCTCTTTCCAAAGGAATCAAATCTTCAGGAAAG GTGGTTTATTTCACCGCAACATTCCCGTATGTGGTTCTGACTGTACTCGTAATCCGAGGACTGACTCTGGAGGGAGCCCATAAAGGGATTGAATTCTACATTGGAAGCCAATCAGACTTCTCAAAGCTGGCTGATGCTGAG GTCTGGAAAGATGCTGCAACACAAATATTCTATTCACTTGCAGTGGGCTGGGGGTGTTTAATAACTCTCTCATCctacaacaaattccacaacaaCTGTTATAGAGACACCATCGCTGTCTGTATTGTGAATTGTGCTACGAGTGTGTTTTCTGGCTTTGCCATCTTCTCCGTCCTTGGACACATGGCTCACCTACAGGACAAATCTGTTTCAGAGGTTGCTGAGTCAG GTTTTGGTTTGGCTTTCATTGTGTATCCAGAGGCTCTTGCACAGCTGCCATGGGCACCTCTATGgtccattttgtttttcttcatgttGCTCACCCTGGGACTCGACACTCAGTTTGCAGCTTTAG AAATAATTATAACAACCCTAGTGGACCAGTTCCCTAAGCTTCTGCAATCAAAGCATCTTTATCTGATGAGTGGAGTTTCCTTCGTGTTTTACTTCCTTGGCCTTCTGTTTGTAACAGAG gCTGGAATTTACTGGATAAATTTAATTGATTATTTCTGTACTGGGTGGATTCTCATTACAGTTGCCCTGCTGGAGCTCATCAGTCTAAGCTGGATTTATG GGGTAAACAGATTCATCAAGGACATTGAGATGATgattggggaaaggaattggctCTTCTGGCTGTGGTGGAGAGTGTGCTGGTGTTTAATCTCGCCATGCTTGCTGCTG GCAATATTAACCTGGTCTTTAGCAACATTTTCCCCACCAACATTCGGACCTGTTGAGTACCCTGTCTGGGCAACAGGACTCGGCTGGTGCATGATCATCCTCTGCATTATGTGGATCCCCATCGTCGCTATTGTGAGAGTTGTCCAAGCTGAGGGCTCCACATTGTTTCAG aaaaTTTCTGCCGCTTGTTCCTCAGCTCCTGATTGGGGTCCGTGCTTGGAACAGCACAGAGGGGAAAGATACAGAAACAAGCCTGATTCTACAGAAGTTCCTACTATAGAAGTGTACCTTCTTCCAACTGAGACAGGAACATATAAGGACATTTAA